The Acidobacteriota bacterium nucleotide sequence GGCAGTGTGGTGTTGAAGGGGTTGTGCATTGCGCCACTGGCTGTGATCGCCTTCCGGTTACTGCCACCGCCTAATCATTTGCTGCTCGGTGGCGCGCTGGCGTTTTCGACGCTGGGCGACATTTTCCTCGATCTGCAAGGTATGTTCGTGCAGGGCTTGGGCGCGTTTCTGATTGCGCATTTGATCTATGTCGTGCTGTTTGTGCGCAATCGTCAGCGGCCCTTGCGCCTGAGCGCGAATCAGCAGATTTCGCTGGCGGCGCTATTGTTTTTCAGCCTGGCGCAAACGATGTGGTTGTGGCCGGGCTTGGGTCAATTGGCCGTGCCGGTGGCCTGTTACATTGGCGCAATTACGTTGATGGTGGCGGCGGCCATTCTGGGGCGCTTCCGGCAAAGTTGGATTGTGTGGGGCGCGCTGCTGTTTTTGATTTCCGACTCGTTGATCGGCATCAACAAATTCAAAACACCGGTGCCAGGGCGCGATTATCTGGTGTGGGCGACGTATTATCTCGGCCAGTGCGGCCTCGCGCTGGGCTTTTTACGCGAGCAAGTGGAGCAAGACTAAAGACTGCATGAGAACCGATCCTTTTCTGTTCACCGCCGATGACTGGGCGCAACTGTTTGTACACCGCTGGCTGCCCGATGACGAAGACGACACCAAAGCCGTTGTGCACATCGCACACGGACTGGCTGAACATGGTGGGCGTTATGAACGCGTCGCTAAATTCCTGACCGACAATGGCTATGCGGTTTACGCCAACGATTATCGCGGTCACGGGCGCAGCGCCCAGCGCCCAGAAGAATTGGGCCATTTTGCCGATGCCAACGGCTGGCAGCGCATCGCCACCGATCTGGTGCAGATGTGCACTGAAGAGAAACAGAAATACGAAGGGCTGCCGTTGATCCTGCTCGGCCACAGTCTGGGTTCGCAATTGGCGCAGCAGATGGCGTATGAACAGGGCGACCTGTTCGATGCGATTGCCATGTCCGGCCCGAATGGCAAGGTCAGTGGCTTGGCAAAAGTGGGCAA carries:
- a CDS encoding lysoplasmalogenase, encoding MNTATHTPSRPSGLGEISQKLLLLSLACSALYFVTKSWQPFAGSVVLKGLCIAPLAVIAFRLLPPPNHLLLGGALAFSTLGDIFLDLQGMFVQGLGAFLIAHLIYVVLFVRNRQRPLRLSANQQISLAALLFFSLAQTMWLWPGLGQLAVPVACYIGAITLMVAAAILGRFRQSWIVWGALLFLISDSLIGINKFKTPVPGRDYLVWATYYLGQCGLALGFLREQVEQD